From a single Buchnera aphidicola (Cinara cf. splendens/pseudotsugae 3390) genomic region:
- a CDS encoding YbaB/EbfC family nucleoid-associated protein has product MFTNEKISEILKQAKNMQKKIEKIQKDINMSNVTGKSGIDLVSVIMNGNYACKSVIISDELWNEKNKTLLQDLITSAINDAVKKIKKIQQRKLLLNSEFINPNNKSNK; this is encoded by the coding sequence ATGTTTACTAATGAAAAAATTAGCGAAATCTTAAAACAAGCTAAAAATATGCAAAAAAAAATAGAAAAAATACAGAAAGACATTAATATGTCTAATGTTACAGGAAAATCTGGTATTGATTTAGTTTCCGTAATTATGAACGGAAACTATGCCTGTAAATCAGTAATTATCAGTGATGAATTGTGGAACGAAAAAAATAAAACATTACTACAAGATTTGATCACTTCAGCAATTAATGATGCTGTTAAAAAAATAAAAAAAATACAACAAAGAAAACTACTATTAAATTCTGAATTTATAAATCCAAATAATAAATCAAATAAATAA